In the genome of Candidatus Kinetoplastibacterium desouzaii TCC079E, the window AATGCCTTTCCACATACATTCATAAGTGACTTCAGATAATCTAAAGGCTAATATGTTAGGTTCTCCTACATGATACATTCTACTTGTGTCACCATACCAACCATCTTTAACTATGGTTACATCTATATTAAGAGAATCTCCATTTTTTAGAATTTTATCATTAGGGATGCCATGACATACTTGATGATTTACTGAAGTACATATTGATCCTGTGAATGGCGGGTATCCTGGAGGAGCATATCCTATAGTAGCTGATTGTACTTTTAATTCTTCTGTTAAATAATCAAAACAAAGTTCATCTAGTTTCTTAGTAGTGATGCCTGGTACAATGTGAGGCTCTATGAAATCAAGAATTTTTGCTGCATCTTGACATGCTGCTCTCATTTTGTCTAAATCAATTGGATTAGTTACTATTCCCATGTGTAATTTTAATATTTTTCTTAGGTTTAAAGGATAAATTTTTATATGTAAAAATCTGTAAGATTAATTAATATACTGAAATATAATTGTTAATCTTACAGTATTATTAATATTTTTTAAAAATTAGCTTATAATTTTAAAGTTAAATTAATTATTAATTAAAACTATTTTTATTAAATTTAATATTTTTATTTAAATAATTATTAATTATGACGATTATCTACTCAATTTTTACTAATTTTTGTATATAATATTATCTTTGTAATAGCACAACATATTATCCAGGGTGTCATTTTTATGTGATGCTTATATGTTGTAAGAAACTAACCCTAGGAGATTTTTACATGTCTATCATGCGTGAAATGTTAGAAGCAGGTGTTCATTTTGGCCATCAAACTCGTTATTGGAATCCTAAGATGGCTTCTTATATCTTTGGTCGTCGTAATAAAATCCATATTATTAATTTAGAAAAAACGGTAGAAAAATATCTAGAAGCTGTGGATTTTATTAAGAATGCTTCCTCTTCTAATAAAAACATCTTGTTTGTAGGAACTAAAAGAGCTGCTCGTGAATTCATTGCTGATGCAGCGGTAAAATGTAATATGCCTTATGTAAATCATAGGTGGCTTGGTGGCATGTTAACTAACTTTAAAACTGTTAAAGCTTCTATAAAACGATTAAAAGACATGGAAAATCAGGTTGAGAGTGGTAACACTGATAAGATGACTAAAAAAGAGTCTCTTTTGTTTCATCGTGAGCTTGATAAACTAAATAGATCTATTGGTGGGATTAAAAATATTTCTGGATTGCCTGATATTTTATTTGTTGTCGATGTTGGTTACCATAAAATAGCAATATCTGAAGCTAAAGCTTTAGGAATAAAAGTTGTTGCTGTTGTTGATACTAATCACTCTCCTGATGGAGTTGATTATGTTATTCCTGGTAACGATGATTCAGCTAAAGCTATATCCTTTTACACAAATGGAATTGCCAATGCAGTACTAGAAGGTCGTCAAAAAAATTTAGATAATATTGTTAATGCTATAAAAAATGAACCTGAAGAGTTTGTAGAAGAAGCATAGGAATATATTTTTTTATTTAATTTGGAATGGAATATTTTATGTCTAATATTAGTGCTGCTTTAGTTAAGGAACTGAGGTTAAAAACAGATGCTCCTATGATGGAATGTAAGAAAGCTCTTCTTGAGTCAGAAGGTGATATTGTTAGGGCTGAGGAAATTTTAAGAGTACGTTTAGGTAGTAAAGCAAGCAAAGTATCTTCTCGTATTGCTGCAGATGGTTTGATTGGTTTGTATATTAATGATGATTCAAATGTAGGATCGTTAATAGAAGTTAATTGTGAGACAGATTTTGTAGCAAAAAATATTGATTTTATTGATTTTGTAAATAATTTAGCTAAGATTGTTGCTGTTAATAATCCTAAAGATATAGATTCTTTGTTGTCACTTCCTTATGATGATAAAACTGTTGAGTTATATAGAGCATTTTTAGTTGGTAAAATTGGAGAGAATATTTCAATACGTAGATTTAATAGAATCTCTTCGAATAATAAAGTAGCTGGTTATAACCATAATGGTAAGATTGGGGTTTTGGTAAATTTTGATGGAGATCTATCAGTAGGAAAAGATATAGCTATGCATATTACAGCCACAAGACCTAAGGCTATTAATGTGGAAGGTATTAATAAGAGTGATTTAGAATCAGAAAAACTAGTTGCATCTGAAAAGGCCGCTAATTCTGGAAAATCTAAAGAAATAATTGAAAAAATGGTAGAGGGCTCAATCAATAAATTTATAAAAGAGGTTACTTTATTATCTCAACCATTTATAAAGAATGATAAACAAACAGTTCAACAGATGTTGGAAGGAACAAAGTCATCTATTTACGATTTTATCTGCTATTCTGTAGGAGAAGGAATAGAGAAAAAGAATGTTGATTTTGCTGCAGAGGTAGCATCTATGAGAGCCAATTAATTTTAATTTGCTTTTATGGTATTAGGTTTATTGTTTTAACTTAGCAATTTGGAAATACACACATATGAACAATAAACCATACAAGAGAGTGTTGTTAAAGCTTTCTGGTGAGGCTTTAATGGGCAGTGATAATTTTGGTATTAATAGGACAACTTTATCTTATATAACTACGGAAATTGTTAAAGTATTTAATTTGGGTATTGAAATAGCTATAGTTATAGGTGGTGGTAATATATTTCGTGGTGTTGCTCCTGGGGCTCAGGGTATGGATAGAGCAACAGCTGATTATATGGGCATGATGGCTACTATCATGAATGCTCTTGCTTTACAAGATGCTTTAAAATGTATAGGTATTAATGCCAGAGTTCAATCTGCTTTGAATATAGACCAAGTTGTTGAGCCTTATATTAGACCAAAAGCTTTGCGTTACCTTGAAGAAGGAAAAATTGTCATATTTGCTGCTGGTACTGGTAATCCTTTTTTTACTACTGATACTGCTGCTGCTTTACGAGGCGCTGAAATGGGAGTTGAAATTGTATT includes:
- the tsf gene encoding translation elongation factor Ts, with amino-acid sequence MSNISAALVKELRLKTDAPMMECKKALLESEGDIVRAEEILRVRLGSKASKVSSRIAADGLIGLYINDDSNVGSLIEVNCETDFVAKNIDFIDFVNNLAKIVAVNNPKDIDSLLSLPYDDKTVELYRAFLVGKIGENISIRRFNRISSNNKVAGYNHNGKIGVLVNFDGDLSVGKDIAMHITATRPKAINVEGINKSDLESEKLVASEKAANSGKSKEIIEKMVEGSINKFIKEVTLLSQPFIKNDKQTVQQMLEGTKSSIYDFICYSVGEGIEKKNVDFAAEVASMRAN
- the rpsB gene encoding 30S ribosomal protein S2 — its product is MSIMREMLEAGVHFGHQTRYWNPKMASYIFGRRNKIHIINLEKTVEKYLEAVDFIKNASSSNKNILFVGTKRAAREFIADAAVKCNMPYVNHRWLGGMLTNFKTVKASIKRLKDMENQVESGNTDKMTKKESLLFHRELDKLNRSIGGIKNISGLPDILFVVDVGYHKIAISEAKALGIKVVAVVDTNHSPDGVDYVIPGNDDSAKAISFYTNGIANAVLEGRQKNLDNIVNAIKNEPEEFVEEA
- the map gene encoding type I methionyl aminopeptidase, with protein sequence MGIVTNPIDLDKMRAACQDAAKILDFIEPHIVPGITTKKLDELCFDYLTEELKVQSATIGYAPPGYPPFTGSICTSVNHQVCHGIPNDKILKNGDSLNIDVTIVKDGWYGDTSRMYHVGEPNILAFRLSEVTYECMWKGIQKVRNGARLGDIGYAIQTHAESNGFSVVREYCGHGIGRNFHEDPQVLHYGKPNTGDFLKTGMLITIEPMINAGRKEIKHLGDGWTVVTKDHSISAQWEHTICVTNEGYEILTISPKMKSTPNFIKNI
- the pyrH gene encoding UMP kinase; amino-acid sequence: MNNKPYKRVLLKLSGEALMGSDNFGINRTTLSYITTEIVKVFNLGIEIAIVIGGGNIFRGVAPGAQGMDRATADYMGMMATIMNALALQDALKCIGINARVQSALNIDQVVEPYIRPKALRYLEEGKIVIFAAGTGNPFFTTDTAAALRGAEMGVEIVLKATKVDGIYNSDPKKDPLAVLYSSISFDEVMLRRIEVMDATAFALCRDQKLPIKVFSIYKTDAFRRVVNGENEGTLVHI